CGTAAGCTTCATCTATGCCTCTTTTGTTACCTGGTGGATGCGACACAGAGAGCGGGAGAACTCTTCCATATCTCGAACTTTTATGGATGTACTTCAGCTGCTGTTTCAACTTCCACTAACCAAAACATGGCATTTTAACCTGGGCTTGAATCAGGTACTTATTTTCATCGTGCTCTTCATCGTAGGCTTTATTCTGACCAATCTGTATACAGCCCAACtatctagttttttaactactGGTTTATTTAAAAGACAACTTAACAGCTTTGATGATCTATTCCGTGAAAAGCGGACATTATTGATGGAAAGCTTTGACGCTGAAGTACTATACAATATGACAAAAGCgcaaattattcaaaaagaatttgaaaatataaccTTAGTTACCTCGATAGAGGAGCTCTTTGAACATCGGAAGAGCCTGAATACCACGTATGTCTATGAGGCCTACGAGGATCGCATTGCATTTGAACTGCTGCAGCAAAAGTTTCTCCGGGTGCCGATTTTCAAGACATTAAATGAGGTCTACGACCAAAGGCCCGTTTTTGTAGCTCTTCGTCATGGATTGCCCTATGTGGAACTGTTTAACGATTACCTTAGGCGAATCTGGGAGTCCGGCATTTGGTCTAGACTAGAGAGGGAGTCGCTTTTTGAGGGAATTGCTAGTGGTGAAATCAGTTTTCGGAAGTCAAAGTCGCTGGAAAAGCAGGTTTTCgataaagaattttatttctttgccTATATTTTACTGGGAGTGGGATGGCTTATTAGCACTATTGTTTTTATGGTGGAGAGATTTAGATTTTAATTCATAAACTAATCTATAAACTAATGTAACAACTAAACCTAATCcaaagataaataataaataatccctaaaaaaattaaaaatagaaacaaagagtttttgttttcacaaaatgtttataaaactGCTACAAAATACCAGCGGTTGAAGCTGATGACGTCAGTTGATGACTTGTAATATTCTGCCCTTCGTATTATGCTTCTCTATTAAGCCAGTTGATGTATTAAAATTGGACTGTTGACTATGCCTTACATCAGGAACTGTAATTAGATAATGATACCATTTAGAGGCTTCTAATATTGCCTATAAAAGAAGAACCCAGCTGTGGCTCCCAGAGCCATTTCAATGGATTTGCTTTACCTAAACACCCTTCAGAGGCTATCGCTGTTTGAAGGAAATCGCTTGGGTCAAACCATTCAGGAGCTGAACAACttgtaccaactggaactgaaTGTGTTTTTGGAGTTTGGAAATGGTTCTGATTTATTGACAGCAGGCCGACATTCTTTTACACCTGCTCTTTGGATTAAAAATACTGAAACCCAACTCGTTATGGAAGGAAACTACAGTAGCTGCACCCTAACAGTTTTGTACCTGGACGATGAGTATCTGCATCGTGGTCTAAGCTATCTTACTAAATGGCTATGGAATTATCAACACCTTCaagtattaatatttttcaacgGAGGaacttatcaaaaattaaCAGAAATCTTCAggtatttttttgataaaggTTTTATTGAAATTCTTGTAATGTTACCGAATTTGGAAGGACTCTATAGCTTTATGCCCTATCAGAATATGCGGATCCTGCACTTCCATAGTGTCAAAGAGCTCTATGATCACTCTCGCATAAAACCAGATTTTAATGCTTATAATATTACCAGCGGACTTGTAACAGCGGGAGCCCCTCGTTGGTTTTCCTTTAGAGATCGTCATAACCGACTAATCCTGTCGGGATATATGCTTCGTATGATCTTGGACTTTACAAATCATTTTAATGGATCTGTTCGGCTAATGGATGTGGTGACTGTGAATGATGGTCTTCAACTTTTGGCTAATCGAACTATAGacttttttccatttctaaTCAGACCTCTCGACAAGTTCGCAAtgacaaatattatttatctggAGAATTGTGGTCTTATAGTGCCCTCATCTAGGCCCTTGCCTAACTGGGTTTATTTGATCAGGCCCTATACATTTGGCACCTGGGTTTCTTGGCTGATTATGCTGATATATTGCTCTTTGGCTTTAAGGATTTTGAACAGAGGGCAAACAAGCCCGAGTTACGcctttttgattattttacgATTGGTTTTGTATCTCTCATGTGGCAGAGATATGGGAACTCGACCATCTCCTCATCGTTTCTTGCTCTTCATAATATTAACAACTACTGGATTTATATTAACCAATTTGTATCTAGCTCAGCTTTCGAGTAATTTGGCTGCAAGACTTTacgaaaagcaaataaataccTGGGAGGACTTGGACGAAACCGATGGAATCTGGCCCTTGATAGATGTCGATATTACAACTATGGAAAAGCTAATACCCGATCGAAAGAGACTACTAAAACGGATAGTCTCCACATCAGAGGCAGATGTTGATATATATAGAAGGAACCTAAATACAAGCTGTATTCACTCAGGATTTTTTGACCGCATTGAGTTTGCTCTTTACCAACAGCAATTCCTgaaatttcccattttccgtAAATTTCCACATATCTTATACCAGCAACCTCTTCAAATTTCGACTGCTTTTGGACGTCCTTACTTACAGTTGTTCAATTGGTTTgtgagaaaaatatttgaaagtgGAATTTATCTGAAAATGAAGGACGATGCCTATCGACATGGAATTGAAAGTGGCTTATTGAATTTCGGATTTCGTGATCGGCATTTGGAAGTGAAATCTAATGATGTGGAATATTATTACCTAATTGCTTTATTGTGGCTGGGTGGTTTGACTTTGGCCACCATGTCTTTTCTCATTGAACTGATAATTGGAGCAACTGGAATCAAACTAACTATACATTTAAAACGATCAATTAGAAAATAACTTAAgatataaaataccaaaaagagTTCCTAAAATATTccagaaaaaaatgaataaacatGATCATAGTTACTTCTCAATTGCTGTTCAATTtctcatcaaaatatttatttacaccACATTTTATGCTGACACACTTAATAAGTAAAAGACATTACAACCAACATTTGTTGAGTGCAACTTCTGGTGTCATATTTTGTTGCTCAGCGGggcttttaaataaactttacaCTCCAACGTTTTCTTCCCATAACTTTCCACCCAACTGCAATTACAACGAAAATACGCTAAAATATTTTGCCGGCAAGGTGACGCCTCCCTGCGGCCTCATTTGCATGCCCGCTGGCTGCACTTGCCGCGGCTCAAAATGCACTGCCCAAATGGCCAAAATGGCAAGCTGGCAAGCTGGCAACCTGCAACTAGCAATTGGCAACTGGCAACCGGCCAAAGTTGCAACTGCCTCCGAAGGTGTCTTCGATTATTGCCAAACATTAATTATTTGCGCGCGATTTGGCGCCCGCCTCCTTTTTTTGTGAAAGGCCTGGGCTAGTAGttcaaatgtttatttttctgcTCTCCCCGGTGTATCTTTGATTGCTAGCTACACGGggaaaattttgatatttatttataatttgcaGAAAAAAACAACTACTTACTATCATATTGATTGTCCTCCCAAATATTAACTTTTAATAATctgtatataaaaaatgtattttttaatcctacataatatttttcttaacaaAGCGAAAATGATTAaagtgaaattatttttttacataaaatataatgttttcTTATCGAAtacaatattatttgtttagattttctgttttttttttaatgaaaataatgtttttgtgTGTATAATCATCAGGCCACAGGCAGCAATTTTTGCGCAACGAATGTGAGCCGAGGGACGGTCAGGTCGAATCTCCGCCGTCCTCTGTCCTCCAGCTtggcttatttatttttggccaaaattgcacattttcccatgctgctgttgccggttgttgttgttgctgttgctcgtAGCCGATGTTGCCGGTTGTTGTCGCGTCTAATCAAGGAGCGGAGTTAAGAGTCGCTGCCTTGGTCGCCCCATTGCCATTTAGCCCGAAGCGGCTGCCTCAGCCAAAACGATGaatattgatttaattgaAAGTCATTGAAGCACACGTACTTCGTGGACACGAGCTTCGTAGTACCCTTTAATGGAGGGTATGATACGTGATTGGGAAGAGAACTAAACGAGCAGTTAGATTTTGTAATCAATCAAGTTTAAAAAAAGCCGTAACTGTACCAAAAgttaaagaatatattttagatagaaaataatttatttatataccagccggaaatattaaaaagatataCAAGAGTATTTATTGATTATAACTGGCTAaccgaaaaattaaataacaaagagtttttatattttataaaataaatttgatactttattttaattatttaggatatttatttttactagttattattatttctacaAATTGCAACTCTAACTTCGCAAGGGAGCCAACCATAATCATTCgctattataatttttaatttgattgccCTTTATGTTCTACAAAGATACTATTTTCATAGAGGTATCTATTAGTTCGATAaatttatatcttatagatgtGGCTTTCCATTTGGCGTGGCAGCGAACCGACCGCCGATCACAGCTTGTGCCCTCCCACATGCCAACGTCTTCACACaaacagcacacacacacccaaagGCGGAAAACCAACGCCCTGGCAAGAGTTTTCCCCGCAGtttctgttgttgctggcaCATTGACACAGTTTTCCATGGTAGATGTGCCCAAGCCCTGCTCCCCGTCCCCGCCCACCGGGGCTCTGTCTCCCCATATTGGAATTTTGTCgacttgttttccttttttccacTTCGGCATCGTCGTCGCTGGCGATGCTGCCAAATGTCAAAAGGTTAATACGTGAATTAACAGCAAATTTCTTTGACTTGTGTGTGACTGCAAGCTGCTAGTTGTAGCCGATGCaacacagaaagaaaaacatagaaattaaataataaaaaatggatgtaaataatttatataaaatataataacaaatacataatatataaatatttttagagtttgataaattttaaaattaacaatgGAAAATACTTTGgatcatattttaaataaggaagtatttttaaaaaggttgaAATAggtttacaatattttaatatattagaAGCTTTTTGGAaacataaaatgaaaatatttttcctagTGTAGTTGCTGTGACTAGTCCCTGTTTTTCAtgcagctgttgctgctggcgctTTCCTTGGAATGCGGGCGTTGctgtgtttgtttattttcttttaggCGGCTCCGCTTTTCTCGTGGGCTCCCCTAATGCATTTGGGACACCAGCATGTGGTCGGTTTGGGTGATTTTCGTGTGGTGGCTTTACAACATATTACATTAAAATGCTTCTTTTTGTTGTCCATTCTCCCAAAGCGCTTCGCCTTCTATGCCAATAAATCAATGGGAGTTTCGTTCAGCCGAATTCCTATCATTTTCCCAGGGTTAAGCTAAGTGCGGGATTACCCAAGAAAATCAAAGGCATTTTGTAGAGTTTCCCACATGACTAAGAAGATGTTTTCAGGAAGAATTGTTTAGAGAATTTTCAGCTTATTTTTATGGGTAAGAGATTACTACATAAACCCTTTAACCAAATCAAGAAAGACTGCAACTTTCTATTTTTAAGAGATCTCTAAAATCTGGCTAGGATCCCTTCCAGGTTCTTGTACATCAAAAAGCATGAAAAATCCCTTgagtatttattttccaaccaaTAAAGCTCTGTTGTGTAACTGATATCCTTGCAGTCAGCACATACACGAACCCATATCCTTAAGGACATTTTCAGTAGTGCAGCGCATGCCCTCCAGATGGCGCCTACACTTACCGCCCACCCCCAAGTGCATttcaattatacaaatttttcaattacttACAAAAATTCCATTTGGCACGCTCGATTGCCTTTTTGCCAGATGCCATGGGTAACCCACATAGATGGCGATTAAGCGGACAGAGAGAAAGATATGCTATGCAAGCCGCACCGAAATAGAGTCGTATGTCTATGCCAATTTTTTGCGCAGTGGCAAgtgcataatttttattattattatttctcagGCGCTATGGTATCCATGGCGCTACGCTAAAAGTGCCAATCTAGAGTAGATCAAAAAGCGCACAGCCTACAGAGCCGGAGCAACGAGTGCCGGCCCACTTGGCGACTGCCCACTTGGGTTTTCCAGCTCAATTCAATTCATTAACCGAGCTCGGCCAGCGATTAAATCGCTCGCCCCATACTATGTATATCTATATTATTTGAGCACAacacatatatacatttttttttattcattttttagtgGAGCCAACCGCATAATCTCCTGACAATTTATGGGTATTTTCATCTGAATTATGCTATTCcaataaatatacatttttcttttattgccACACATTACGAAGAGTGCGCCGGCAACTTTATCTTATATCTAGTGTGAAAAGTGGTTCAATCGCGATAGTTTCAGACAgctctatttttttttttcattttaattgattcTTAATGGAAAAAATTCCCTTATCGTGATGGCAAATTTATGAAATGTTAATTACAAAACACACGATCAACGTAATTCGAGTCCAAGTAATTTggttagtttttattttattgttgcgAAAACTGTCAAAGAGTTTTGAGAACTGCATATATGATTTGATATTAATGGCTcgataaatgaaaataatcaCAGCAGGGAACGGAAAATTGCTAAAACTGCAATTAAAATCAGAGATCGTAAACAGAAACCAATTTCAAGTGGGGGAATTGCTTTTGAGTTATTGCCAAATTTGCATAGCCTTGGGCATGGTCTATTGATTTAGATTAATTGTCTAAGTTGTCTGGCATGTACTGGCCAATTTTTAGCAGGAAATTTCCTTCATTACCGtcacaaaatatttaccaactttatttattggttataaaatttgattaaatatgttttacaCTGACTTGCAATCTTTAGTGAGTGATAAAGCCTGTATGATCCACAAATAAGTTTTGTTGGAGGCTGTCGCTTTTTAATAGTAACAAATCAATTCTCcatgattttttaatatttaattttttattcatcATTAAATTCTATATTTAAGACCGTGCCCGAgctcaattaatattttatgttcaCTCAATTACCCTGTACTTTTACTCATAAAAACCCTTTGAATTATCTTTCTGGCTTTTGTATTGTACTTGGCATATTCTCGTTTTTTCAAAGTACCTTTTAACGATCGATAAAGTAGAAGCTCGCCAGTAAAACCTCCAGCATTGTATTAAAGGAAAGTTCTTGATCATTTTTATAGCGCCTTAAGCTTGCACTGATCCCCATCACGATGTTTTCTATTTAACGATCActcatttgtatttattagtTCCCATTTCGTGCTGGCATCTGGCTTTCATTTCGAGCTCTCCCGCCTGCACTTGACTAAAATTTAATATCATAATTCGAACTTACAACATTTTAATGCACTTTTGCTTTGGCTTTTTTCCTAGCCCTGTCCCATATGGGCGACCATTTAAATTCCCGGCTGT
This window of the Drosophila biarmipes strain raj3 chromosome 3L, RU_DBia_V1.1, whole genome shotgun sequence genome carries:
- the LOC108034457 gene encoding uncharacterized protein LOC108034457, with translation MDLLYLNTLQRLSLFEGNRLGQTIQELNNLYQLELNVFLEFGNGSDLLTAGRHSFTPALWIKNTETQLVMEGNYSSCTLTVLYLDDEYLHRGLSYLTKWLWNYQHLQVLIFFNGGTYQKLTEIFRYFFDKGFIEILVMLPNLEGLYSFMPYQNMRILHFHSVKELYDHSRIKPDFNAYNITSGLVTAGAPRWFSFRDRHNRLILSGYMLRMILDFTNHFNGSVRLMDVVTVNDGLQLLANRTIDFFPFLIRPLDKFAMTNIIYLENCGLIVPSSRPLPNWVYLIRPYTFGTWVSWLIMLIYCSLALRILNRGQTSPSYAFLIILRLVLYLSCGRDMGTRPSPHRFLLFIILTTTGFILTNLYLAQLSSNLAARLYEKQINTWEDLDETDGIWPLIDVDITTMEKLIPDRKRLLKRIVSTSEADVDIYRRNLNTSCIHSGFFDRIEFALYQQQFLKFPIFRKFPHILYQQPLQISTAFGRPYLQLFNWFVRKIFESGIYLKMKDDAYRHGIESGLLNFGFRDRHLEVKSNDVEYYYLIALLWLGGLTLATMSFLIELIIGATGIKLTIHLKRSIRK